One Micromonospora sp. WMMD812 genomic window carries:
- a CDS encoding L-serine ammonia-lyase, protein MISVFDLFSVGIGPSSSHTVGPMRAARTFVTGLKADGLLATTARVQAELFGSLGATGHGHGSDRAVLLGLVGEAPETVDTDSVGPRVARIRAERRISLLDAHEIDFDPDRDLVLHRRRSLPYHPNGMTFAAYDETGAQVRSRTYYSVGGGFVVDEAAAGADRITPDTTRVRYPFLTGAQLLETTAATGLSISEVMLANELSWRSEADVRAGLLEIWRVMRECVERGYERDGVLPGGLKVRRRAAELRRSLEADSGASDPLRAMDWVTLFALAVNEENAAGGRVVTAPTNGAAGIIPAVLHYYSRFVPGASDEGVVRFLLAAGAIGVLFKENASISGAEVGCQGEVGSACSMAAAGLAEALGGTPEQVENAAEIGMEHNLGLTCDPVGGLVQIPCIERNAVASIKAITAARLALRGDGVHAVSLDKVIKTMRETGADMKVKYKETARGGLAVNVIEC, encoded by the coding sequence ATGATCAGTGTTTTCGACCTTTTCAGCGTCGGCATCGGGCCGTCGAGCTCCCACACGGTGGGGCCGATGCGGGCCGCCCGGACCTTTGTCACCGGGCTCAAGGCCGACGGGCTGCTCGCCACCACCGCCCGGGTGCAGGCCGAGCTCTTCGGTTCCCTCGGCGCGACCGGGCACGGCCACGGCAGCGACCGCGCGGTGCTGCTCGGGCTGGTCGGGGAGGCGCCGGAGACGGTCGACACCGACAGCGTCGGCCCCCGGGTCGCCCGGATCCGCGCCGAGCGCCGGATCAGCCTGCTCGACGCGCACGAGATCGACTTCGACCCGGACCGCGACCTGGTGCTGCACCGCCGTCGCTCGCTGCCGTACCACCCGAACGGGATGACCTTCGCGGCGTACGACGAGACCGGTGCGCAGGTGCGCTCCCGCACGTACTACTCGGTCGGTGGCGGGTTCGTGGTGGACGAGGCGGCGGCCGGCGCGGACCGGATCACGCCGGACACGACGCGGGTGCGGTACCCGTTCCTCACCGGCGCGCAGCTGCTGGAGACCACCGCGGCGACCGGGCTGTCGATCAGCGAGGTGATGCTCGCCAACGAGCTTTCCTGGCGGAGCGAGGCCGACGTGCGCGCCGGCCTGCTGGAGATCTGGCGGGTGATGCGCGAGTGCGTCGAGAGGGGCTACGAGCGGGACGGGGTGCTGCCCGGCGGTCTCAAGGTCCGCCGCCGTGCCGCCGAGCTGCGGCGCAGCCTGGAGGCGGACTCCGGCGCCAGTGACCCGCTGCGCGCGATGGACTGGGTCACCCTCTTCGCGCTGGCGGTGAACGAGGAGAACGCCGCGGGTGGCCGGGTGGTCACCGCGCCGACCAACGGCGCGGCCGGAATCATCCCCGCGGTGCTGCACTACTACAGCCGGTTCGTGCCGGGCGCCTCCGACGAGGGCGTGGTCCGGTTCCTGCTCGCGGCCGGCGCGATCGGCGTGCTGTTCAAGGAGAACGCCTCGATCTCCGGCGCCGAGGTCGGCTGCCAGGGCGAGGTGGGCTCGGCCTGCTCGATGGCCGCCGCCGGCCTGGCGGAGGCGCTCGGCGGCACCCCGGAGCAGGTGGAGAACGCCGCGGAGATCGGCATGGAGCACAACCTGGGGCTGACCTGCGACCCGGTCGGTGGCCTCGTGCAGATCCCCTGCATCGAGCGGAACGCGGTGGCTAGCATCAAGGCGATCACGGCCGCCCGGCTCGCGCTGCGCGGTGACGGGGTGCATGCGGTCTCGCTCGACAAGGTCATCAAGACCATGCGGGAGACCGGCGCGGACATGAAGGTCAAGTACAAGGAGACGGCACGCGGCGGTCTGGCCGTCAACGTGATCGAGTGCTGA
- a CDS encoding PspC domain-containing protein, producing MSRKLVRPRQGRMLAGVCAGLAQRFGMSAGMIRLLFLLSLLLPGTQVIVYLVLWILMPNEDRYLATARH from the coding sequence ATGAGTCGCAAACTGGTTCGGCCCCGCCAGGGGCGCATGCTCGCCGGTGTCTGCGCCGGCCTGGCCCAGCGGTTCGGCATGTCCGCCGGCATGATCCGGCTGCTGTTCCTGCTGTCGCTGCTGCTGCCCGGCACCCAGGTGATCGTCTACCTGGTCCTCTGGATCCTGATGCCCAACGAGGACCGCTACCTGGCCACCGCCCGCCACTGA
- a CDS encoding DUF4230 domain-containing protein, with protein MARDGDSNEPTREFPGYPTGDTLKVRSDAAPEPGAAPEPGPRPGAGPTRGLLWVLGAAALAVVVLLGVQSTGLWPSFRNPFAEQQTDRSQPTLLKSIQDLSRYVAAEGNFQVVVDLQTDRRYVPEFLLNERTLFVGAGSVEAYVDFAKISDGAVVESADGKSVEIKLPAPQLGETNLDLEKSYVFAEKRGLLNRLGDVFASDPNRQQEVYRLAEERITAAARDSGLGARAEENTRKMLEGLLGSLGYEKVTVTYVAS; from the coding sequence ATGGCCCGCGACGGTGACAGCAACGAGCCCACCAGGGAGTTTCCGGGCTACCCGACCGGCGACACACTCAAGGTCCGCTCCGACGCCGCGCCCGAGCCCGGGGCGGCCCCGGAGCCCGGCCCCCGGCCCGGCGCCGGTCCCACCCGCGGCCTGCTCTGGGTGCTCGGCGCGGCGGCGCTTGCCGTGGTCGTGCTACTCGGCGTGCAGAGCACCGGGCTCTGGCCGAGCTTCCGCAACCCGTTCGCCGAGCAGCAGACCGACCGCAGCCAACCGACGTTGCTGAAGTCGATCCAGGACCTCAGCCGCTACGTCGCGGCCGAGGGCAACTTCCAGGTCGTGGTCGACCTGCAGACCGACCGCAGATACGTGCCCGAGTTCCTGCTCAACGAGCGCACGCTCTTCGTCGGGGCGGGCAGCGTCGAGGCGTACGTGGACTTCGCGAAGATCTCCGACGGGGCCGTGGTCGAGTCGGCCGACGGCAAGTCGGTGGAGATCAAGCTGCCCGCGCCGCAGCTCGGTGAGACCAACCTGGACCTGGAGAAGAGCTACGTGTTCGCGGAGAAGCGTGGCCTGCTCAACCGGCTGGGCGACGTGTTCGCCAGCGACCCGAACCGGCAGCAGGAGGTCTACCGGCTCGCCGAGGAGCGGATCACCGCCGCCGCCCGGGACAGCGGGCTCGGCGCCCGGGCCGAGGAGAACACGCGCAAGATGCTGGAGGGCCTGCTCGGCTCCCTCGGCTACGAAAAGGTGACCGTCACCTACGTCGCCTCCTGA
- a CDS encoding acyl-CoA dehydrogenase family protein: MSQRPTAPLDLLDLDSSLSEEERQIRAVVRQLIDDRVRPQVAGWYEEGQVPARELAREFGKLGLLGMHLTGYGCAGASAVAYGLACLELEAGDSGVRSLVSVQGSLAMYAIWRYGSEEQKQRWLPSMATGEAIGCFGLTEPDHGSDPASMATRARRDGDDWVLTGGKMWITNAPIADVGVIWARTEDGVRGFAVPMDTPGVTAREIRHKMSLRASVTGEIVLDDVRLPGDAQLPEAAGLKAPLSCLTEARYGIVWGALGAARDCLETALAYAGTRTQFGRPLAGFQLTQAKLADMTVELQKGLLLALHLGRLADAGRLRPEQVSVGKLNNVREALDIARQCRTILGANGVSGEYPLMRHANNLESVLTYEGTSEIHQLVIGQKLTGISAFA, encoded by the coding sequence ATGAGCCAGCGCCCCACCGCCCCGCTCGACCTGCTCGACCTGGACTCCTCGCTCAGCGAGGAGGAGCGGCAGATCCGCGCCGTCGTGCGCCAGCTGATCGACGATCGGGTACGCCCCCAGGTCGCCGGCTGGTACGAGGAGGGTCAGGTGCCCGCCCGCGAGCTGGCTCGGGAGTTCGGCAAGCTCGGCCTGCTCGGCATGCACCTGACCGGTTACGGCTGCGCCGGCGCGTCGGCGGTCGCGTACGGGCTGGCCTGCCTGGAACTGGAGGCCGGCGACTCGGGCGTCCGCTCGCTGGTCTCGGTGCAGGGCTCGCTGGCCATGTACGCGATCTGGCGCTACGGCAGCGAGGAGCAGAAGCAGCGCTGGCTGCCGTCGATGGCCACCGGCGAGGCGATCGGGTGCTTCGGACTGACCGAACCGGACCACGGCTCCGACCCGGCCTCGATGGCGACCCGGGCCCGCCGCGACGGCGACGACTGGGTGCTCACCGGCGGCAAGATGTGGATCACCAACGCCCCGATCGCCGACGTCGGGGTGATCTGGGCGCGCACCGAGGACGGGGTGCGCGGCTTCGCCGTACCGATGGACACGCCCGGCGTCACGGCCCGGGAGATTCGGCACAAGATGTCGCTGCGGGCGTCGGTGACCGGCGAGATCGTGCTCGACGACGTCCGGCTGCCGGGTGACGCGCAGCTGCCCGAGGCGGCCGGGCTCAAGGCTCCGCTGAGCTGCCTCACCGAAGCCCGGTACGGCATCGTCTGGGGCGCGCTCGGCGCCGCCCGGGACTGCCTGGAGACGGCCCTGGCGTACGCGGGCACCCGCACCCAGTTCGGCCGGCCGCTCGCCGGTTTCCAGCTCACCCAGGCCAAGCTCGCCGACATGACGGTGGAACTCCAGAAGGGTCTCCTGCTGGCGCTGCACTTGGGCCGGCTCGCCGACGCCGGCCGGCTCCGGCCCGAGCAGGTCAGCGTCGGGAAGCTGAACAACGTGCGCGAGGCGCTGGACATCGCCCGGCAGTGCCGGACCATCCTCGGCGCGAACGGCGTCTCCGGCGAGTACCCGCTGATGCGGCACGCCAACAACCTGGAGAGCGTGCTGACCTACGAGGGCACCTCGGAGATCCACCAGCTGGTGATCGGGCAGAAGCTGACCGGGATCAGCGCCTTCGCCTGA
- a CDS encoding type II toxin-antitoxin system VapB family antitoxin has translation MIFRAVRDGRPYPEHNLTLKQWAEIPPRPLRLDQLITTKRELALDKLLAEDSTFYGDLFPHVVQWNGGLYLEDGLHRALRAALQQRNQIHARVLVLSEAVE, from the coding sequence GTGATCTTCAGAGCGGTCCGGGACGGGCGTCCCTACCCGGAGCACAACCTGACGCTCAAGCAGTGGGCGGAGATCCCGCCGCGGCCCCTGCGCCTGGATCAGTTGATCACCACCAAGCGCGAGCTGGCGCTGGACAAGCTCCTCGCCGAGGACTCGACCTTCTACGGCGACCTGTTCCCGCACGTGGTGCAGTGGAACGGCGGCCTCTACCTGGAGGACGGCCTGCACCGGGCGCTGCGGGCGGCCCTCCAGCAGCGCAACCAGATCCACGCCCGGGTGCTGGTGCTCTCCGAGGCGGTGGAGTGA
- a CDS encoding nitroreductase family protein, which translates to MEFAEVVRRRRMVRNYDPDRPVPPDVVERLLDHAVRAPSAGFAQGWGFLVLEDAADRDRFWAAATPGGGGRERWLAGMRRAPLIIVPHANRSVYLARYAEPDKGWADRSTERWPVPYWYVDTGFAALLMLLTAVDEGLGACFFGIPPQRLVAYRDAFGVPEEYQPIGAVTVGYRATDHRSPSLRRGRRPVDEVVRRGRWS; encoded by the coding sequence ATGGAGTTCGCCGAGGTGGTCCGGCGCCGGCGGATGGTGCGCAACTACGACCCGGACCGGCCGGTCCCGCCCGACGTGGTGGAGCGCCTGCTCGACCACGCCGTCCGCGCGCCCTCAGCCGGCTTCGCGCAGGGCTGGGGCTTCCTGGTGCTGGAGGACGCCGCCGACCGGGACCGGTTCTGGGCGGCGGCGACGCCGGGCGGCGGTGGTCGGGAGCGCTGGCTGGCCGGGATGCGGCGGGCGCCGCTGATCATCGTCCCGCACGCCAACCGGTCGGTGTACCTCGCGCGGTACGCGGAGCCGGACAAGGGCTGGGCGGACCGGTCCACCGAGCGCTGGCCGGTGCCTTACTGGTACGTGGACACCGGGTTCGCCGCCCTGCTGATGCTGCTCACCGCGGTGGACGAAGGGCTCGGCGCCTGTTTCTTCGGCATCCCGCCGCAGCGGCTGGTGGCCTATCGGGACGCGTTCGGCGTGCCGGAGGAGTACCAACCGATCGGTGCGGTGACCGTGGGTTACCGTGCCACGGACCATCGGTCACCGTCGCTGCGGCGCGGGCGCCGTCCGGTCGACGAGGTGGTCCGCCGCGGCCGGTGGAGCTGA
- a CDS encoding aldose 1-epimerase family protein, with the protein MDTPDQRPPSGTQWTISSGGHEAVIVEVGGGLRTYRHDGVEYVDGYAEDEVCPGCAGQVLAPWPNRIRDGRYTFGERSHQLPLSEPQRHVAIHGLVNWVPWRLLEQSADAVTVGYDLPPQPGYPWALRLVSRWSVGPGGLRAEHEVRNPGGEAAPFGFAPHPYLQLPGVAVDDLVMRLPTRTRMVVDSRLLPVAATEVAGTEYDWTSPRRIGAARLDLTFGEVIRDDDGGSAVSLAAPDGSAGVTIWADREFGWWQVFTGDALTGDRHRRSVAIEPMTCPPDAFRSGKDVIALKPGATWRGVWGVRPGA; encoded by the coding sequence ATGGACACCCCTGACCAGCGTCCGCCCTCGGGCACCCAGTGGACCATCTCGTCCGGCGGCCACGAGGCCGTCATCGTCGAGGTGGGCGGCGGGCTGCGGACGTACCGGCACGACGGCGTCGAGTACGTCGACGGGTACGCCGAGGACGAGGTCTGTCCCGGCTGTGCCGGCCAGGTGCTGGCCCCGTGGCCGAACCGGATCCGCGACGGGCGGTACACCTTCGGCGAGCGGTCGCACCAGCTGCCGCTCAGCGAGCCACAGCGGCACGTGGCGATCCACGGGCTGGTCAACTGGGTGCCCTGGCGGCTGCTGGAGCAGTCGGCGGACGCGGTGACGGTCGGCTACGACCTGCCGCCCCAGCCGGGCTATCCGTGGGCGCTGCGGCTGGTCAGCCGCTGGAGCGTCGGCCCGGGCGGGCTGCGCGCCGAGCACGAGGTGCGCAATCCCGGCGGCGAGGCGGCGCCGTTCGGCTTCGCGCCGCACCCGTACCTGCAGCTGCCCGGGGTGGCGGTGGACGACCTGGTGATGCGGCTGCCGACCCGGACCCGGATGGTGGTCGACTCCCGGCTGCTGCCGGTCGCGGCGACCGAGGTGGCCGGCACCGAGTACGACTGGACCAGCCCGCGCCGGATCGGCGCCGCGCGGCTCGACCTCACCTTCGGCGAGGTGATCCGGGACGACGACGGAGGCTCGGCGGTGAGCCTGGCCGCGCCGGACGGTTCGGCGGGCGTGACCATCTGGGCGGACCGCGAGTTCGGGTGGTGGCAGGTCTTCACCGGCGACGCGCTCACCGGCGACCGGCACCGCCGCTCCGTCGCGATCGAGCCGATGACGTGCCCGCCCGACGCGTTCCGGTCCGGCAAGGACGTGATCGCGCTGAAGCCGGGCGCGACCTGGCGCGGCGTCTGGGGCGTCCGGCCCGGCGCCTGA
- the pdxH gene encoding pyridoxamine 5'-phosphate oxidase — MRNEYAADVGLSEADLAGDWHTQFARWFADAVAFGLPEPNAMIVGTADVSGRPSARTVLLKGYGPEGFVFFTNHASRKGTELAANPYASLVFPWFPMQRQVVVAGAVEPVDRAETDAYFATRPRASQIGAWASPQSQVVQDRESLEDRYRAAAERFAEVGSIPAPAHWGGLRVRPDSVEFWQGRAGRLHDRLLFRRAAEGAWTANGPWTVERLAP, encoded by the coding sequence ATGCGTAACGAGTACGCCGCGGATGTGGGCCTTTCCGAGGCCGACCTGGCCGGCGACTGGCACACCCAGTTCGCCCGCTGGTTCGCCGACGCGGTGGCCTTCGGGCTCCCCGAGCCGAACGCGATGATCGTCGGCACCGCCGACGTCTCCGGCCGGCCGAGCGCGCGGACGGTGCTGCTGAAGGGGTACGGCCCGGAGGGCTTCGTGTTCTTCACCAACCACGCCTCCCGCAAGGGCACCGAGCTGGCCGCCAACCCGTACGCCAGCCTGGTCTTCCCCTGGTTCCCGATGCAGCGGCAGGTGGTCGTCGCCGGCGCCGTCGAGCCGGTGGACCGGGCGGAGACCGACGCCTACTTCGCCACCCGGCCGCGCGCCTCGCAGATCGGCGCCTGGGCCAGCCCCCAGTCCCAGGTCGTGCAGGACCGGGAGAGCCTGGAGGACCGCTACCGCGCCGCCGCGGAGCGGTTCGCCGAGGTCGGATCGATTCCCGCCCCGGCGCACTGGGGAGGGCTGCGGGTCCGCCCCGACTCGGTCGAGTTCTGGCAGGGTCGCGCCGGCCGGCTGCACGACCGGCTGCTGTTCCGTCGCGCCGCCGAGGGCGCCTGGACCGCCAACGGCCCCTGGACCGTCGAACGGCTCGCGCCGTGA
- a CDS encoding citrate synthase 2 has translation MADFKPGLEGVVAFETEIAEPDREGGALRYRGVDIEDLIGQVSFGNVWALLVDGRFGPGLPPAEPFPVPVHSGDIRVDVQSAVAMLAPYWGLNQLLDISDEQAREDLARVSVTALSFVAQSARGLGLPAVPQKEIDKAQTIVERFMKRWRGEPDPRHVKAVDAYFISAAEHGLNASTFTARIVASTGADAAACISSGIGALSGPLHGGAPSRVLSMLEAVERSGDAEGYVKGVLDRGERLMGFGHRVYRAEDPRARVLRRTAKELGAPRFEIAEALEKAALDELHARKPDRVLATNVEFWSAVVLDFAEVPAHMFTSMFTCARMGGWSAHILEQKKLQRLVRPSARYVGPAPRKPQEVEGWDAIPHGV, from the coding sequence ATGGCCGATTTCAAACCCGGGCTGGAGGGCGTCGTAGCCTTCGAGACCGAGATCGCCGAACCCGACCGCGAAGGCGGTGCGCTGCGCTATCGCGGGGTCGACATCGAGGATCTCATCGGCCAGGTCTCGTTCGGAAACGTGTGGGCGCTGCTGGTCGACGGCCGGTTCGGGCCGGGCCTGCCGCCTGCGGAGCCGTTCCCGGTGCCCGTGCACTCCGGCGACATCCGGGTCGACGTGCAGTCGGCGGTCGCGATGCTCGCCCCGTACTGGGGTCTCAACCAGCTGCTCGACATCTCCGACGAGCAGGCCCGTGAGGACCTCGCGCGGGTGTCGGTGACCGCGCTCTCCTTCGTCGCCCAGTCGGCCCGCGGCCTGGGCCTGCCGGCGGTGCCGCAGAAGGAGATCGACAAGGCGCAGACCATCGTCGAGCGCTTCATGAAGCGCTGGCGTGGCGAGCCGGACCCCCGGCACGTCAAGGCCGTCGACGCGTACTTCATCTCGGCCGCCGAGCACGGCTTGAACGCCTCCACCTTCACCGCCCGGATCGTCGCCTCGACCGGCGCGGACGCCGCCGCCTGCATCTCCTCCGGCATCGGCGCGCTCTCCGGCCCGCTGCACGGCGGCGCGCCGTCGCGCGTGCTGAGCATGCTGGAGGCAGTCGAGCGCAGCGGCGACGCCGAGGGGTACGTCAAGGGCGTGCTGGACCGCGGCGAGCGGCTGATGGGCTTCGGGCACCGGGTCTACCGGGCCGAGGACCCGCGCGCCCGCGTGCTCCGCCGGACGGCGAAGGAGCTGGGCGCGCCCCGGTTCGAGATCGCCGAGGCGCTGGAGAAGGCCGCCCTGGACGAGCTGCACGCCCGCAAGCCCGACCGGGTGCTGGCCACCAACGTCGAGTTCTGGTCGGCCGTGGTGCTCGACTTCGCCGAGGTGCCGGCGCACATGTTCACCTCGATGTTCACCTGCGCCCGGATGGGCGGCTGGAGCGCCCACATCCTGGAGCAGAAGAAGCTCCAGCGGCTGGTCCGCCCGTCCGCCCGCTACGTCGGCCCCGCCCCGCGCAAGCCGCAGGAGGTCGAGGGCTGGGACGCCATCCCGCACGGCGTCTGA